A stretch of Brassica rapa cultivar Chiifu-401-42 chromosome A08, CAAS_Brap_v3.01, whole genome shotgun sequence DNA encodes these proteins:
- the LOC103834827 gene encoding uncharacterized protein LOC103834827: MKGLSTSPVRRNDGFHRYLKPGALAQIRNTRLNTRSNSSLALSLPSRVDPPDATPTTMDQMPDLLSKIYGGPFRIGRKKLGPARSVLRTMLDLNPPSPNSTLESTSNGNNNVLSIVDVLVAH, translated from the coding sequence ATGAAGGGACTCTCTACATCGCCTGTTCGAAGAAACGACGGCTTCCACCGCTACTTGAAGCCAGGCGCTCTCGCTCAGATCCGTAACACTAGGCTCAACACCAGATCCAACTCCTCCTTAGCTCTTTCCCTCCCCAGCAGAGTCGACCCGCCAGACGCGACGCCGACGACGATGGACCAGATGCCTGATCTCCTGAGCAAGATATACGGTGGTCCGTTTCGCATCGGTAGGAAGAAACTTGGTCCTGCTAGATCTGTGTTGAGGACGATGTTGGATTTAAACCCTCCTTCTCCGAACTCCACGCTTGAATCCACTAGTAATGGTAataacaacgttttaagtatcGTCGATGTTTTAGTTGCTCATTGA
- the LOC103834826 gene encoding uncharacterized protein LOC103834826 isoform X2, which yields MKEKRWVVFRREEDPTSVPVEWICWLNGQRKRAPTPEEMAELEARRERVKLNVARLKREEEERKAREGTGRKITSIGKVEGPDLSSFVRHFPPDSKGDKPEEASEEADQSRVKEHEPEIVTAEPPEPKTTEPSGSGSSFRPGTWQPPS from the exons A tgaaggagaagagatgggTTGTCTTTAGACGAGAAGAGGACCCAACCTCTGTTCCTG TTGAATGGATATGTTGGCTGAATGGTCAGAGAAAACGAGCTCCAACTCCAGAG GAAATGGCTGAGCTTGAAGCAAGGCGTGAGCGTGTGAAGCTTAATGTTGCTC GTCTCAAGAGAGAAGAGGAGGAGAGGAAAGCCAGAGAAGGCACTGGACGCAAAATCACTAGCATCG GTAAAGTTGAGGGTCCAGATTTGTCAAGCTTTGTACGCCATTTTCCACCGGATTCAAAAG GTGATAAACCAGAGGAAGCTAGCGAAGAAGCAGATCAATCAAG GGTCAAGGAACATGAACCAGAGATTGTTACTGCAGAACCACCCGAACCAAA GACAACTGAACCATCAGGGTCTGGATCATCATTTAGACCCGGAACCTGGCAGCCACCATCCTAA
- the LOC103834828 gene encoding probable beta-1,3-galactosyltransferase 4 isoform X2, which produces MSMKHHHRGGLELSASKSFVSKKLTFFLCIGFFCAGTLFSDRMWPEPEANVVSREASDERLHLVSDDCDSSKKSLKLESKDSLGEAYKSPDAIQTLDKTISTLEMELVAARAAQESIMNGSPVSDDFKLPETATRRKYLMVVGVNTAFSSRKRRDSVRATWMPPGEDRKKLEEDKGIIMRFVIGHSATPGGILDRAIQAEESKHGDFLRLDHVEGYLELSAKTKSYFTTAYALWDADFYVKVDDDVHVNIATLGAELARYRMKPRVYIGCMKSGPVLAQKSALRNFQGTGVLHIHKPKRASQVCE; this is translated from the exons ATGTCGATGAAGCATCATCATAGAGGAGGATTAGAGCTGTCTGCTTCAAAGAGTTTTGTCTCCAAGAAATTGACTTTCTTCCTCTGTATCGGTTTCTTCTGCGCGGGAACTCTCTTCTCCGACAG AATGTGGCCAGAGCCTGAAGCTAATGTTGTATCAAGGGAAGCTTCAGATGAACGGTTGCATTTAGTATCAGACGACTGTGATTCTTCTAAA AAAAGTTTGAAGCTTGAATCAAAAGACAGCCTTGGAGAAGCTTACAAGAGTCCAGATGCTATTCA AACACTGGACAAAACAATTTCGACTCTAGAAATGGAATTAGTAGCTGCAAGAGCCGCGCAAGAATCAATCATGAATGGCTCACCAGTGTCTGATGATTTCAAACTCCCTGAAACCGCCACCAGAAGAAAGTATCTGATGGTCGTTGGGGTAAACACTGCCTTTAGCAGCAGAAAGCGCAGGGACTCGGTCCGTGCTACCTGGATGCCTCCCG GTGAGGATAGAAAGAAGCTTGAGGAAGACAAAGGGATCATAATGCGGTTTGTAATAGGCCATAG TGCCACTCCTGGTGGGATTCTTGATAGAGCGATTCAGGCTGAAGAAAGTAAACATGGAGACTTCTTGAGACTG GATCACGTTGAAGGGTACCTGGAGCTGTCAGCAAAGACTAAATCTTACTTTACCACGGCTTATGCGTTGTGGGATGCAGACTTCTACGTGAAAGTCGATGATGATGTTCATGTAAACATAG CTACACTGGGAGCTGAACTAGCAAGATACCGGATGAAGCCTCGAGTCTACATTGGATGCATGAAGTCTGGACCCGTTCTTGCTCAGAA GTCAGCTCTACGCAATTTCCAGGGAACTGGCGTCTTACATATCCATAAACCA
- the LOC103834826 gene encoding uncharacterized protein LOC103834826 isoform X1, translating into MSRLWAKVAGLFRSKSFIGADKTGNKYFSRMEEIDGLVKEKRWVVFRREEDPTSVPVEWICWLNGQRKRAPTPEEMAELEARRERVKLNVARLKREEEERKAREGTGRKITSIGKVEGPDLSSFVRHFPPDSKGDKPEEASEEADQSRVKEHEPEIVTAEPPEPKTTEPSGSGSSFRPGTWQPPS; encoded by the exons ATGTCGAGGCTATGGGCGAAAGTAGCCGGATTGTTCAGAAGCAAGAGCTTCATCGGAGCAGACAAGACTGGTAACAAGTACTTCTCCAGAATGGAGGAGATCGACGGTTTGG tgaaggagaagagatgggTTGTCTTTAGACGAGAAGAGGACCCAACCTCTGTTCCTG TTGAATGGATATGTTGGCTGAATGGTCAGAGAAAACGAGCTCCAACTCCAGAG GAAATGGCTGAGCTTGAAGCAAGGCGTGAGCGTGTGAAGCTTAATGTTGCTC GTCTCAAGAGAGAAGAGGAGGAGAGGAAAGCCAGAGAAGGCACTGGACGCAAAATCACTAGCATCG GTAAAGTTGAGGGTCCAGATTTGTCAAGCTTTGTACGCCATTTTCCACCGGATTCAAAAG GTGATAAACCAGAGGAAGCTAGCGAAGAAGCAGATCAATCAAG GGTCAAGGAACATGAACCAGAGATTGTTACTGCAGAACCACCCGAACCAAA GACAACTGAACCATCAGGGTCTGGATCATCATTTAGACCCGGAACCTGGCAGCCACCATCCTAA